One segment of Dolichospermum sp. DET69 DNA contains the following:
- a CDS encoding ISH3 family transposase has translation MTVSSLTKATRGESTEELVLTDSETLDEVIQCLVENFSIETQGACDQQTLFEILVKAASTGDSIENTAKLLKNIPTANDIRYHLNKINNFEELEAQINQALKSRIPLGLKKGCLKIAIDLNLICYYGQPTSSELPYIYRSEAKSGTNSFYAYATLYVISNNKRVTLAIRGVRQLDTSVALITYLLAELESLKINVKKLYLDRGFFNTPVIRWLQALDIPFLMPAIKTGKKGGIKQFLKGKKSYKTTYTITRDKDDFVTFDLWIVCKYRKGKHKKHGVQYFVYVAYKVKTNLNYIYQDYRKRFGIETSYRLKNICRIKTNNKNPVLRLLFIGISFLLINIWVNLLWLKISRKRKGSRLIYRTLFTLKQMLAFLSQALQKKYQVVESIYIPSG, from the coding sequence TTGACTGTTTCATCTCTAACAAAAGCCACGCGGGGCGAGTCTACAGAAGAACTCGTTTTAACCGACTCAGAAACTCTTGATGAGGTTATTCAGTGTTTAGTAGAAAATTTTTCGATTGAAACGCAAGGAGCCTGTGACCAACAAACTTTATTCGAGATTCTGGTTAAAGCAGCCAGCACTGGAGACAGTATTGAAAACACAGCTAAATTGTTAAAAAATATTCCGACAGCTAATGATATTAGATATCATCTCAATAAAATTAACAATTTTGAGGAATTAGAAGCGCAAATAAATCAAGCATTAAAAAGTCGAATTCCTTTAGGATTAAAAAAAGGGTGTTTGAAAATAGCGATTGATTTAAATTTAATTTGTTATTATGGTCAACCAACATCGTCAGAATTACCCTACATATATCGAAGTGAAGCTAAATCTGGTACTAATTCATTTTATGCCTATGCCACTTTATATGTTATTAGTAATAATAAGCGTGTAACTCTAGCAATAAGAGGTGTTCGCCAATTAGATACTAGTGTGGCTTTAATTACTTATTTATTAGCAGAACTTGAATCCCTAAAAATAAATGTAAAAAAACTCTATTTGGATAGGGGATTTTTTAATACTCCTGTAATTAGATGGTTACAGGCATTAGATATTCCCTTTCTTATGCCTGCTATCAAGACTGGAAAAAAAGGAGGAATCAAACAATTCCTCAAGGGTAAAAAAAGTTATAAAACTACCTATACTATTACAAGAGACAAAGATGATTTTGTCACATTTGATTTATGGATCGTCTGTAAATATAGAAAGGGAAAGCATAAAAAGCATGGGGTTCAATACTTTGTTTATGTTGCTTATAAGGTCAAAACAAATTTAAATTATATCTATCAAGATTATCGAAAAAGATTTGGCATTGAAACCAGTTATCGTCTGAAAAATATTTGTCGAATTAAGACGAATAACAAAAATCCAGTCTTGAGATTACTATTCATTGGAATATCCTTTCTTCTAATTAACATCTGGGTGAATCTACTATGGCTCAAAATCAGTCGTAAAAGGAAAGGTAGTAGATTAATTTATCGCACACTTTTTACACTCAAACAGATGTTAGCCTTTTTATCTCAAGCCCTACAGAAGAAATATCAAGTCGTTGAAAGCATTTATATTCCATCCGGTTAG
- a CDS encoding response regulator transcription factor: MNEITIVLIEDHDLTRMALKTELQSHTGFKVIGETGNATQGLKLLETLKPNVAVIDINLPDINGIELIRKFKRYQAETGQSQVRILILTINNSEDVVLAAFATGADSYCMKETSINKFTEAVQATANGNSWIDPAIASIVLRKMRQGVPGDHQLEIEYEQVLETYPLTIREQEILGLIVAGCSNSQIAEKLYITVGTVKTHVRNILNKLSADDRT; encoded by the coding sequence ATGAATGAAATTACTATTGTATTAATTGAGGATCATGATTTAACCCGGATGGCACTCAAAACTGAATTGCAATCACACACTGGGTTTAAGGTGATTGGTGAAACGGGTAATGCAACTCAGGGACTAAAACTTTTGGAAACACTGAAACCAAATGTGGCTGTGATAGATATTAATTTACCAGATATAAACGGGATTGAACTGATCCGTAAATTTAAGCGTTATCAGGCAGAAACAGGACAATCACAGGTAAGAATATTGATTTTGACGATAAATAATAGTGAAGATGTAGTTTTAGCTGCGTTTGCGACTGGTGCTGATTCTTATTGTATGAAGGAAACAAGTATTAATAAATTTACTGAAGCTGTACAAGCAACTGCTAATGGTAACTCTTGGATTGATCCAGCGATCGCTAGTATAGTATTACGAAAAATGCGCCAAGGTGTCCCCGGTGATCATCAATTGGAAATAGAATATGAACAAGTTTTAGAAACTTACCCCCTCACCATACGGGAACAGGAAATTTTAGGCTTGATTGTAGCTGGTTGCAGTAATTCACAAATTGCGGAGAAATTATATATTACCGTAGGTACAGTCAAAACTCATGTTCGCAATATTTTAAATAAGTTATCCGCTGATGACCGTACCTAA